In Humulus lupulus chromosome 6, drHumLupu1.1, whole genome shotgun sequence, a single genomic region encodes these proteins:
- the LOC133783336 gene encoding putative disease resistance protein RGA1: protein MADVVLSPIIEVVLDKLATPFLLKVSDLYNIKNEVGKLYRTLAMVQAVLADAEEQQLNNRALRLWLEELKEVASDIEDLIDEVSAEAVLSRTINGNSYLEQVSSAFGNLLNYNDWLAKLYQVKEALENLVKEKSTFNLREWVVSNKGYKNKRGRQTGSFIIESEVFGRDEDKEGVVKLFLSNDRSCRSHGDVLIVSIVGLGGLGKTTLAQLAYNDERVVKHFDLRIWVCVNDEFNLEKIMISIIEGSSRSKYEFLGMDVLQFQLRELLKGKRYLLVLDDVWNEDQGEYDELLKMLRCGGEGSSVLVTSRSEKVASIMGTTCIYPLKGLSEESCWDLFKQRAFGCNEEDRSNLFSIGKQIVKRCAGVPLAVKTLGSLMRFKREEREWLFVAESGVWGMSESENGALPALRLSYSHLPPHLKGCFAYCSIFPKNYVIKKEKLIHLWIAAGFIRSEEGKKSLEFIGNEYFSDLDWMFFFQDIQKSDNGNIIECKMHDLIHDLAQSVVGSDFMTMEHDSTYRDHSNIRHSSVVCNFELHTIPEALYEAKKLRTLILLIPKGNLGGVPSGVFSSFRYLRVLDLSGSGIKLVHESISSFVFLKFIDLSNTRIQTLPEGVCKLVNLQVMNLCDCYNLTELPSRLANLSKLRHLIINGCYRITKMPPDIGKLIHLQTLSMFIVGKEADRKLKQLQFLNLGGDLNIRQLENVKDASEARKADLTSKRNLQSLCLSWGSDDNGLNRNSDYDAPLETEVLNFLQPHKYLKVLSIKGFEGSCFPRWIGALKVPNLTEVTLVNCRRCKQLPTLGQLPFLKVLCMQGMDAVKNIGSEFYGEGTSVAFPSLKELTLTDLPNLEYWWTANGGQGFPSLVRLSVTKCLRLNNMPSFPSLQHLELRCCSDIVLRSALNLTSLTNLILEEFPEQLVFLDLLLQNNAPLMFLKISSCPRLRCISPNLKKLVKLRTLTISWCGELLSLPEGLGNLTALESLEIIECHNLISLPESMEGLISLRSLSIENCNNITTLSWRLQSLVALEHLTIMYCPKLNSLPTDWRDLSALKSLSILNCPELMCLPEGLKYVTALQNMEIRGCPGLQALPEWVANLTSLRSLSLSDCHNLTSLPGGFKCLSFLQHLSIRECPRLEERCKKDSGEDWPKMKHISHVYLGSQHFRAYDDV, encoded by the coding sequence ATGGCGGACGTAGTTCTTTCCCCAATTATAGAAGTAGTCTTAGACAAGTTAGCCACTCCGTTTCTCTTAAAGGTTTCAGATTTGTATAATATCAAGAACGAAGTCGGTAAGTTATATCGAACGTTAGCCATGGTTCAGGCGGTGCTCGCCGACGCCGAAGAGCAGCAATTAAATAACCGAGCTTTGAGGTTGTGGCTGGAAGAGCTCAAAGAAGTTGCTTCTGATATTGAAGACTTGATTGACGAGGTTTCCGCTGAAGCTGTTTTGTCCAGGACCATAAATGGAAACAGCTATTTGGAGCAGGTGAGTTCCGCTTTTGGAAATCTTTTGAACTATAATGATTGGTTAGCCAAATTGTACCAAGTTAAGGAGGCGTTAGAGAATTTGGTTAAAGAGAAATCTACATTTAATCTTAGAGAGTGGGTAGTTAGTAATAAAGGGTATAAGAATAAGCGAGGAAGGCAAACTGGGTCTTTCATAATTGAATCTGAGGTTTTTGGTAGAGACGAGGACAAAGAGGGGGTAGTGAAGCTATTTCTCTCAAACGACAGGAGTTGCAGGAGTCATGGGGATGTTTTGATTGTTTCTATTGTTGGCTTAGGCGGTCTTGGTAAAACGACACTTGCTCAGTTAGCTTATAATGATGAGAGGGTAGTAAAACATTTTGATTTGAGGATCTGGGTCTGTGTGAATGATGAGTTTAATTTGGAAAAAATCATGATTTCAATTATTGAAGGATCAAGTAGGAGTAAGTACGAGTTTCTAGGAATGGATGTTCTTCAATTTCAGCTCCGGGAGTTGTTGAAGGGGAAGAGGTACTTGCTTGTGTTAGATGACGTGTGGAATGAAGATCAAGGTGAATATGATGAATTGCTGAAGATGTTGAGATGTGGTGGAGAAGGAAGCTCAGTTCTTGTCACTAGTCGCAGTGAAAAAGTTGCATCTATAATGGGTACTACTTGTATCTATCCTTTAAAAGGTTTGTCTGAGGAAAGTTGCTGGGATTTGTTTAAGCAACGAGCTTTTGGCTGCAATGAAGAAGATAGATCAAACTTATTCTCCATTGGTAAACAAATAGTGAAGAGGTGTGCTGGTGTTCCTTTAGCAGTGAAGACTTTGGGAAGCCTAATGCGTTTCAAAAGGGAAGAAAGAGAATGGTTATTCGTTGCGGAGAGCGGTGTTTGGGGTATGTCCGAAAGTGAAAATGGAGCTCTGCCTGCACTAAGGTTGAGTTACAGTCATTTGCCGCCTCATCTGAAAGGATGCTTTGCGTATTGCTCAATATTTCCTAAAAACTATGTAATCAAGAAGGAGAAACTAATCCATCTGTGGATAGCAGCAGGCTTTATTCGGTCAGAAGAAGGAAAAAAATCTTTAGAATTTATTGGCAATGAGTATTTCAGTGATTTAGATTGGATGTTCTTTTTTCAAGATATCCAGAAAAGTGACAATGGGAATATAATTGAATGCAAAATGCATGATCTCATTCATGATCTTGCACAATCTGTTGTAGGAAGTGATTTCATGACAATGGAACATGATAGTACCTATAGAGATCACTCAAATATTCGTCACTCATCAGtggtttgtaattttgaattgCATACAATTCCTGAAGCTTTGTACGAAGCAAAAAAGTTGCGAACTCTCATCTTATTGATTCCCAAAGGCAACCTTGGGGGAGTACCTTCTGGtgtattttcaagttttagataTCTTCGAGTCCTGGATTTAAGTGGAAGTGGCATCAAATTGGTACATGAATCAATTTCCTCCTTTGTATTTCTGAAGTTTATTGACCTCTCTAATACTCGCATCCAAACATTACCCGAAGGTGTTTGCAAGCTTGTTAATTTACAGGTTATGAACCTTTGTGATTGCTACAATCTCACTGAATTGCCTAGTCGCCTGGCAAATTTGTCTAAACTGAGACATCTCATAATAAATGGTTGCTACAGAATAACGAAAATGCCACCTGATATTGGAAAACTGATACATCTTCAGACACTCTCAATGTTTATAGTAGGAAAGGAAGCAGATAGAAAGCTTAAACAGCTCCAATTTTTAAACCTCGGTGGTGATCTAAATATTAGACAATTGGAGAATGTGAAGGATGCATCAGAAGCAAGGAAAGCTGATTTAACAAGTAAAAGAAACCTACAATCTTTGTGTCTATCTTGGGGAAGTGATGACAATGGTTTAAACAGGAACAGTGATTATGATGCCCCACTAGAAACGGAAGTTCTTAATTTCCTCCAACCACACAAATATCTGAAAGTGTTGTCTATTAAAGGGTTTGAAGGCAGTTGCTTCCCAAGGTGGATTGGAGCTCTTAAAGTCCCAAATCTAACTGAAGTTACTCTAGTTAACTGCAGAAGATGCAAACAGCTCCCCACATTAGGTCAACTTCCGTTTCTTAAGGTTCTCTGCATGCAAGGAATGGATGCAGTGAAGAATATTGGTAGTGAATTCTATGGTGAAGGCACTAGCGTAGCATTTCCGTCACTTAAAGAATTAACCCTTACAGATCTTCCCAATTTAGAATATTGGTGGACTGCTAATGGAGGACAAGGGTTCCCTTCCCTGGTCAGACTTTCAGTTACTAAATGCTTGAGACTGAATAACATGCCATCATTTCCATCACTACAGCATCTAGAGCTTCGTTGTTGCAGTGATATTGTACTGCGATCAGCTTTGAATTTAACTTCTCTTACCAACCTtatccttgaagaatttccagagcaGTTGGTCTTTTTAGATCTTTTGCTTCAAAATAATGCTCCTCTGATGTTTCTAAAAATCAGTTCTTGTCCGAGGCTTCGCTGCATCTCTCCAAATTTAAAAAAACTTGTCAAGTTAAGAACATTAACAATTAGCTGGTGTGGTGAGCTACTTTCATTGCCAGAAGGACTAGGAAACCTCACTGCACTTGAGTCATTGGAGATAATAGAGTGCCACAACCTCATCTCTTTGCCTGAAAGTATGGAAGGGTTGATCTCTCTTCGATCATTATCAATTGAGAATTGCAACAACATTACAACATTGTCATGGAGGTTGCAATCCCTTGTAGCCCTTGAGCATTTAACTATCATGTACTGTCCCAAATTGAATTCTTTGCCTACTGATTGGCGAGATCTATCTGCGCTAAAGAGTTTGTCGATCTTGAACTGTCCGGAACTAATGTGTCTACCGGAGGGGTTAAAATATGTCACTGCATTACAAAACATGGAAATACGTGGATGTCCTGGCCTGCAAGCTTTGCCAGAGTGGGTAGCTAATCTTACCTCGCTCAGATCTCTGTCATTATCAGATTGTCACAATTTGACTTCTCTTCCTGGAGGATTCAAGTGCTTGAGTTTCCTTCAACATCTTTCAATCCGAGAATGTCCACGTTTGGAGGAGCGCTGCAAGAAAGATAGTGGTGAAGATTGGCCAAAGATGAAACACATTTCACATGTCTACCTCGGGTCACAGCATTTCAGGGCATATGATGATGTTTGA
- the LOC133784508 gene encoding brefeldin A-inhibited guanine nucleotide-exchange protein 5-like, which yields MAGGAAGGFVTRAFESMLKECSGKKHPELQKAIQNYIDGTKEVNQVQPSASSETNKAASVAGDESSLEDGAAKYETEESQSQTVPHDAEAIPVAKPVSISATISTVLASAGNTLEGSVAELVLSPLRLAFETKNLKILESALDCLHVCICHVFYFHALNFIG from the exons ATGGCGGGTGGTGCAGCTGGTGGTTTTGTTACACGGGCATTTGAGTCGATGCTGAAAGAATGTTCGGGGAAAAAACATCCAGAACTTCAGAAGGCTATTCAGAATTATATAG ATGGTACGAAAGAGGTCAATCAGGTTCAGCCTTCCGCTTCCAGTGAGACAAACAAAGCTGCATCGGTTGCTGGTGATGAGAG TTCACTTGAAGATGGAGCTGCAAAATATGAAACAGAGGAAAGCCAGTCACAAACAGTTCCTCACGATGCCGAGGCTATTCCAGTTGCTAAGCCAGTGAGCATAAGTGCAACTATTTCCACTGTCTTGGCAAGTGCTGGGAATACTTTGGAGGGGTCTGTGGCAGAACTTGTGTTGAGTCCTCTTCGACTTGCATTTGAGACAAAGAACTTGAAAATCTTAGAATCTGCTTTGGATTGTCTTCATGTATGTATTTGTcatgttttttattttcatgctCTGAATTTTATAGGTTAG
- the LOC133786069 gene encoding 7-dehydrocholesterol reductase-like, whose protein sequence is MGTGTEEWTSRTETANVLHEPGNVAPSSTDSGSSGNIIIDFYWGMELYPRIGKNFDIKVFTNCRFGMMSWAVLAVTYCIKQYEVNGKVADSMLVNTILMLVYVTKFFWWEAGYWSTMDIAHDRAGFYICWGCLVWVPSIYTSPGMYLVNHPVHLGTQV, encoded by the exons ATGGGAACG GGTACGGAGGAATGGACTTCTAGGACTGAAACTGCTAATGTGCTGCATGAGCCA GGCAATGTGGCACCGTCTTCCACTGATTCTGGCTCGTCTGGGAACATCATAATTGATTTCTATTGG GGTATGGAACTCTATCCTCGCATTGGTAAAAACTTTGACATTAAAGTTTTTACAAATTGCAGATTTGGAATGATGTCTTGGGCAGTTCTAGCTGTAACCTATTGCATAAAGCAG TATGAAGTGAACGGCAAAGTGGCTGATTCAATGCTTGTTAATACCATATTGATGCTGGTGTATGTTACTAAGTTTTTTTGGTGGGAAGCTGGATACTGGAGCACAATGGATATTGCACATGATCGAG CTGGTTTTTATATTTGCTGGGGATGCCTTGTATGGGTGCCTTCTATATATACTTCTCCTGGCATGTACCTGGTCAATCATCCCGTACACCTTGGAACTCAAGTATAA